The following are from one region of the Paenibacillus bovis genome:
- the nrdF gene encoding class 1b ribonucleoside-diphosphate reductase subunit beta, whose amino-acid sequence MSEPIKAVNWNRPDDDFSLMFWNQNIMQFWTDDEIPLSDDKMSWIQLSDLERQTYMKVLGGLTLLDTIQGGVGMPQILEHVDGLQRKAVLGFMAMMEQIHAKSYSSIFTTLSSTEEIDEIFKWVEEHPRLQTKAETIRQYYTNINSPKELFLAMAASVLLESYLFYSGFFYPLYLAGQGKMTCSGEIIDLILRDESIHGVYVGVLAQEIYNELDEYEQKDAYETLEGLFRYLHENEEGYTAEIYDAIGLTDEVNVFLRYNANKAFMNLGFDPLFPEEEVNPIVFNGISTHTKQHDFFSKKGNGYVRAMNVERLTDEDFKFDF is encoded by the coding sequence ATGAGTGAGCCAATCAAAGCAGTCAACTGGAACCGTCCGGATGACGATTTTTCCCTGATGTTCTGGAACCAGAACATTATGCAATTCTGGACCGATGACGAGATTCCACTGTCCGATGACAAAATGTCCTGGATTCAGCTGAGCGATCTGGAACGTCAAACCTATATGAAAGTCCTCGGCGGACTGACCCTGCTGGATACCATCCAGGGTGGCGTCGGTATGCCACAAATTCTGGAGCATGTAGACGGCTTGCAGCGCAAAGCGGTACTGGGCTTTATGGCAATGATGGAGCAGATTCATGCCAAGTCTTACAGCAGCATCTTCACGACGCTGTCTTCAACGGAAGAGATCGACGAGATCTTCAAATGGGTCGAAGAGCATCCGCGTCTGCAGACCAAAGCGGAGACGATCCGTCAGTACTACACCAACATCAATTCTCCGAAAGAACTGTTCCTGGCAATGGCTGCTTCCGTACTGCTGGAGAGCTATCTGTTCTATAGCGGCTTCTTCTATCCGCTGTATCTGGCGGGCCAAGGCAAAATGACTTGCAGCGGCGAGATCATTGACCTGATCCTGCGTGACGAGAGTATCCATGGTGTATACGTGGGTGTACTGGCACAGGAGATCTACAACGAGCTGGACGAATACGAGCAAAAAGACGCGTACGAGACACTGGAAGGCCTGTTCCGTTATCTGCATGAGAACGAAGAAGGCTATACAGCCGAGATCTACGACGCGATCGGCCTGACAGACGAAGTGAATGTGTTCCTGCGCTACAATGCGAATAAAGCATTCATGAACCTGGGCTTTGATCCGCTGTTCCCGGAAGAAGAAGTGAACCCGATTGTCTTCAACGGTATTAGCACGCATACCAAGCAGCATGACTTTTTCTCCAAAAAAGGAAACGGTTATGTACGCGCAATGAATGTAGAGCGTCTGACTGATGAGGACTTCAAATTCGATTTTTAA
- a CDS encoding thioredoxin family protein, with product MKSLNSVEQVREEIQSKRLQLLLLKMHNCSVCEAVQPQTARLLEDYPQIAGAYIYVEDAPELASEYLIFTSPVLILFYEGKEVYRAARFIRFAELEQQLEGYASLLES from the coding sequence ATGAAATCGTTAAACAGCGTAGAGCAGGTGAGAGAAGAGATTCAAAGCAAACGCCTGCAGCTGCTTTTGCTTAAAATGCATAACTGTAGTGTCTGTGAAGCTGTCCAGCCCCAGACTGCACGACTGTTGGAAGATTACCCACAGATTGCTGGTGCCTACATCTATGTAGAAGATGCACCAGAGCTGGCTTCCGAGTATCTAATCTTTACTTCACCGGTACTCATACTGTTCTATGAAGGCAAGGAAGTATACAGGGCAGCACGATTTATCCGTTTTGCCGAGCTGGAGCAGCAGCTGGAAGGCTATGCTTCACTGCTGGAATCATGA
- a CDS encoding GNAT family N-acetyltransferase: protein MSIQMITKEQAWKLRHEVMWPDRELDYIKLKDDEMGQHYGLFVSDQLVSVISLFIENNEAQFRKFATLAGQQGQGYGSQLLSYTIQQAKQAGVQRIYCNARTEKTGFYSKFGLLPTGDSFVRGGKSYVIMERVYAASSSTSHHDSSSEA from the coding sequence ATGTCCATTCAAATGATCACCAAAGAACAAGCCTGGAAACTCCGCCATGAAGTCATGTGGCCAGATCGGGAACTGGATTATATAAAATTAAAAGATGACGAGATGGGCCAGCATTATGGTTTGTTTGTCAGTGACCAGCTGGTATCTGTTATTTCTCTATTTATCGAGAACAATGAAGCTCAATTCCGTAAATTTGCTACACTTGCTGGACAGCAGGGACAGGGTTATGGCAGTCAGCTGCTCTCGTATACCATACAGCAGGCCAAGCAAGCCGGTGTACAGCGGATTTATTGTAATGCGCGCACAGAAAAGACCGGATTCTATAGCAAATTCGGTCTTCTTCCTACCGGCGATTCTTTTGTTCGCGGCGGCAAAAGCTATGTGATTATGGAACGCGTCTATGCCGCTTCTTCCAGCACTTCACATCATGATTCCAGCAGTGAAGCATAG
- a CDS encoding GntR family transcriptional regulator — MFELDVRSRKPIYEQLMDKIKEMILYGILKPDEQLPSVRTLSAQLTVNPNTIQKAYRELEREGYIYSQAGKGSFVAPSQQQPGAAQLAEMKERLLKLFAEAIYLGFTKSDIEKLYQQTMEEQERGKSSD; from the coding sequence ATGTTTGAACTGGATGTACGCAGTCGCAAGCCCATTTATGAGCAGCTGATGGACAAAATTAAGGAAATGATTCTGTATGGCATTCTCAAGCCGGATGAGCAGCTACCTTCGGTACGCACATTGTCGGCACAGTTGACCGTCAATCCCAATACCATCCAGAAAGCGTACCGGGAGCTGGAAAGAGAAGGGTATATTTACTCCCAGGCGGGTAAGGGAAGCTTTGTCGCTCCATCTCAGCAGCAGCCGGGTGCGGCGCAGCTGGCAGAGATGAAGGAACGGCTGCTCAAGCTGTTTGCCGAAGCGATCTATCTCGGCTTTACCAAATCAGACATTGAAAAGCTGTATCAACAGACCATGGAAGAACAAGAGAGGGGGAAGAGCAGTGATTGA
- a CDS encoding ABC transporter ATP-binding protein: MIEIKQLTKIFEGERAVDDVSLTVHKGSIFGLLGSNGAGKTTLLKTVAGIYRADRGQVLLEGQPIYEHPGSKQRMIFLADQPYFFAQTSIKQMAVFYRAMYPNWDEQRFQQLAQAFKTIPLKRKLHRLSKGMQRQASLWLALSCKPDVLILDEPIDGLDPVMRRQVKNLLFQEVADRELTVIISSHNLREIEDMCDHVGIMHQGRLLIEKELDDLKAASHKIQIAFRDPRHEQAISGLLEILHKEERGSVGTYIIKGTVERITEVIQAYQPYVFDVLPMTLEEIFIYEMGDAGYDVQPLLL, encoded by the coding sequence GTGATTGAGATTAAGCAGCTGACCAAGATTTTTGAAGGCGAACGGGCAGTGGACGATGTATCACTAACCGTACATAAAGGCTCCATCTTCGGATTGCTCGGCTCCAATGGTGCCGGCAAGACGACACTGCTCAAGACGGTAGCAGGTATTTACCGGGCAGATCGAGGACAGGTACTGCTGGAAGGACAGCCGATCTATGAGCATCCCGGGAGCAAGCAGCGAATGATTTTTCTGGCAGATCAGCCTTACTTTTTTGCACAGACATCGATTAAGCAGATGGCTGTATTTTATCGTGCGATGTATCCCAACTGGGATGAGCAGCGTTTCCAGCAGCTCGCGCAGGCATTCAAAACAATTCCGCTCAAGCGCAAGCTGCATCGTCTGTCCAAAGGCATGCAGCGGCAAGCATCGTTATGGCTGGCACTCAGCTGCAAGCCCGATGTACTTATTCTGGATGAGCCGATCGACGGGCTTGATCCGGTCATGCGCAGACAGGTCAAAAATTTGCTGTTCCAGGAAGTAGCAGACCGCGAATTGACCGTTATCATCTCTTCACATAACCTGCGTGAAATCGAAGATATGTGTGACCATGTAGGAATTATGCATCAGGGACGTCTATTGATCGAAAAAGAACTCGACGATCTGAAAGCCGCCAGCCATAAAATCCAGATCGCTTTCCGCGATCCAAGGCATGAACAGGCAATCTCCGGACTGCTGGAGATTCTGCACAAGGAAGAACGAGGCAGCGTAGGGACCTATATTATCAAAGGTACGGTCGAACGGATTACCGAGGTGATTCAGGCGTACCAACCCTATGTATTCGACGTATTGCCAATGACACTGGAAGAGATATTTATATACGAAATGGGGGATGCCGGTTATGACGTTCAACCACTACTTCTTTAA
- a CDS encoding ABC transporter permease: MTFNHYFFNRGLWMHAWRQSGWIGIIYLLAMIFSGPMLLLSTNSTYEYRRDARVLDYMFQEDGEIAILFTFSMSILIAIFLMRYIQSKRAVEMFHSLPVRREHLLTVPLVAGLAMLIVPIWIAALISGSMAGNLDYVVFTGDQVIDWAVSLTVISLFFFTFTMFVGMCIGQSILQIIVTFILLLLPSGLSFLYSKYFERYLYGYWKDDAFNTYMTSWSPLERVMSVSIEGFSQLEGWIYLGISVLLIALSYLLYKLRPTEKATQSIVFRYFNPLFRLGIMLCSALTVGIYFVIFFEKWDIAGYIVGGLLGYLAAEMILRKTWYIFENRLWTRLLIYGFITLLLLYIPVSPLNGYEKRVPAPNEVEFVYAGGSISNVLPVYNENGKTYKELNQDMLASNPDYIRSIINLHSQIAVNKPESGGKHDNDYYKNNEMIEIGYILKNGNTLFRSYAVPRTSEYNPYLQAVYQSKDYKISFYNLKGLEKSNTEFKITNPDKQKRTVTVTDSTEIEQLKRLIIQEKLAVKNPNNNPIRGNTLVIQTYIMPLSNYGNSYHYNWNPAFKPTEKWLKQKGYWDLLVTKVEDLSAVVIVPYNDDEREQMINGYAGLFKKYRGTPKQVIINDKDQIDKLLNQSETEGRMEKQSYLLKLRFKDGTGAYRVLHKDSITPDLYKILPK; the protein is encoded by the coding sequence ATGACGTTCAACCACTACTTCTTTAACCGGGGATTATGGATGCATGCCTGGCGCCAGAGCGGATGGATCGGAATTATTTATTTGCTGGCGATGATCTTCTCCGGACCAATGCTGCTGCTGTCCACAAATTCGACTTATGAATATCGGAGAGATGCTCGTGTACTGGATTATATGTTTCAAGAAGATGGAGAAATCGCTATTCTGTTTACTTTTTCCATGTCCATATTAATAGCCATTTTCTTGATGAGATACATACAGTCAAAACGAGCAGTCGAAATGTTCCATAGTCTGCCTGTACGCCGCGAACATCTGCTGACTGTACCACTGGTAGCCGGGCTTGCCATGCTCATTGTACCGATATGGATTGCCGCGCTTATTAGTGGGTCGATGGCTGGAAATCTAGACTATGTTGTTTTTACGGGTGATCAAGTAATCGACTGGGCAGTATCTTTGACAGTCATAAGTTTATTCTTCTTTACTTTTACAATGTTTGTGGGAATGTGTATCGGCCAGTCCATTTTACAAATCATCGTTACTTTTATATTGCTGTTGCTTCCTTCAGGCTTGTCCTTTCTGTACAGTAAATATTTTGAAAGATATTTATACGGGTACTGGAAGGATGATGCATTTAATACCTATATGACGAGCTGGTCTCCCTTGGAAAGAGTAATGAGTGTAAGTATAGAAGGGTTTAGTCAGTTGGAAGGCTGGATTTACTTAGGAATCTCTGTCCTGCTTATTGCTCTTAGTTATCTGCTATATAAGCTGCGTCCAACGGAGAAAGCAACTCAATCGATTGTATTTCGCTACTTTAATCCATTGTTCCGTTTGGGCATCATGTTATGCAGTGCGTTAACAGTCGGAATATATTTTGTTATTTTCTTTGAAAAGTGGGATATTGCAGGCTACATTGTTGGTGGATTGCTTGGCTATCTTGCAGCAGAAATGATACTGCGCAAAACCTGGTATATTTTTGAAAACAGATTGTGGACTAGACTATTAATCTATGGTTTTATAACTTTGTTACTATTGTATATTCCAGTCTCCCCTCTTAATGGTTATGAAAAAAGAGTACCAGCGCCTAATGAAGTGGAATTTGTATATGCTGGTGGAAGCATTTCAAATGTTCTGCCTGTATACAATGAGAACGGGAAAACATATAAAGAACTGAACCAAGATATGCTTGCTTCTAATCCTGATTACATCCGCAGTATTATTAATTTACATTCTCAAATAGCGGTTAATAAGCCTGAAAGTGGCGGCAAGCATGATAATGATTACTATAAGAATAATGAAATGATAGAAATAGGTTATATTCTAAAAAACGGAAATACATTATTCCGATCGTATGCAGTACCTCGTACTTCAGAATATAATCCATATTTGCAGGCTGTCTATCAATCCAAGGATTATAAAATATCATTTTATAATTTAAAAGGATTGGAAAAGTCTAATACCGAATTTAAAATTACCAATCCAGACAAGCAAAAGCGAACAGTGACCGTTACTGACTCTACTGAAATTGAGCAACTGAAGCGACTAATCATACAAGAAAAGCTTGCCGTAAAAAATCCAAATAATAATCCCATTCGGGGAAATACATTAGTAATCCAAACGTATATTATGCCTTTATCTAATTATGGTAACAGCTATCATTACAACTGGAACCCTGCATTTAAGCCAACCGAAAAATGGCTGAAGCAAAAAGGATACTGGGATCTCTTGGTTACTAAGGTGGAAGATCTTTCTGCCGTCGTTATTGTACCGTACAACGATGATGAAAGAGAACAAATGATAAATGGCTATGCTGGATTGTTCAAGAAGTATCGCGGAACTCCAAAGCAAGTTATTATCAACGATAAAGACCAGATTGATAAATTGCTGAATCAAAGCGAAACCGAAGGCAGAATGGAGAAACAGAGTTATTTGCTTAAGCTTAGATTCAAAGATGGTACTGGAGCATACCGCGTTTTGCACAAAGACAGCATTACTCCCGATCTCTACAAGATTCTTCCCAAGTAA
- a CDS encoding rhamnogalacturonan acetylesterase encodes MQLRNKATIQRRMPFMLLSIITCLGTLFGYGGASAAPSTTIVQDATHGVTNNFTTPAVTQDVYTHLPTIYLAGDSTVQTYREAQRPQAGWGQMIGQYLDDSIAVSNQAIGGRSSRSFIEQGRLDTIISQIQPGDYLMIQFGHNDADRKPERYTPVQDYHNYLKVYIHGARSKGATPILVTPVSRRDYNASGQFNVSFPEYVAAMKQVAAETQTPLLDLSARSVAYYNSVGIEGTTSIFLHVQPGLYPYFPNGVVDNTHFQEYGAMQIAGLVAEGIRDLGLPLSEHVLNPASSAVQ; translated from the coding sequence ATGCAATTGAGAAACAAAGCAACTATCCAGCGTCGAATGCCTTTTATGCTGCTTAGTATCATCACTTGTCTGGGAACGTTATTTGGTTATGGAGGAGCTTCAGCTGCGCCATCGACGACGATCGTGCAGGATGCTACCCATGGCGTAACCAACAATTTTACTACCCCAGCCGTTACCCAGGATGTCTATACTCATCTACCGACCATCTATCTGGCAGGCGATTCGACGGTACAGACTTACCGCGAAGCGCAGCGTCCGCAGGCAGGGTGGGGACAGATGATCGGTCAGTATCTGGATGACTCTATTGCTGTCAGCAATCAGGCGATCGGTGGCAGAAGCTCCCGTTCTTTTATCGAGCAGGGACGACTGGATACGATTATCAGTCAGATTCAGCCTGGAGACTATCTAATGATCCAGTTCGGTCATAATGATGCCGACCGCAAGCCGGAACGATATACGCCTGTACAGGATTATCACAATTACCTCAAAGTCTACATCCATGGCGCCCGCAGCAAAGGCGCAACTCCAATTCTGGTCACTCCGGTATCGAGAAGAGACTATAATGCTAGCGGTCAATTCAATGTCAGTTTCCCTGAATATGTAGCAGCGATGAAGCAGGTCGCTGCCGAGACGCAGACGCCGCTGCTGGATCTTAGTGCCCGCAGTGTGGCCTACTACAATTCGGTTGGCATAGAAGGAACTACTTCTATTTTCTTGCATGTACAACCAGGTCTGTATCCGTATTTTCCGAATGGAGTTGTAGATAATACACACTTCCAGGAATACGGAGCAATGCAGATTGCCGGGCTGGTAGCTGAAGGCATCCGGGATCTGGGGCTGCCGCTGTCCGAGCATGTGCTAAATCCTGCTTCCAGCGCAGTTCAGTAA
- a CDS encoding rhamnogalacturonan acetylesterase, translating into MDYRKAINRWSAVNRRLGPVVLLGIMIASLWFAVGASTGTSAGQGQPVIYIAGDSTVQTYTDAQRPQAGWGQMIGRYFDQGVTFRNHAISGRSTRTFIEQGRLDAIWREIQPGDYLLIQFGHNDANQAKPDRYTPVADYKRYLHQYIQGARDHGATPILITPMGTRTPDADGHFQISFPEYVAAMKQVASDTATPLLDLSASSVAYYNSIGAEATKQLFLYTAPGQYPAFIAGSADDIHFQEYGADRIARLVADGIRALSLPISTHVQ; encoded by the coding sequence GTGGACTATCGGAAAGCTATTAACCGCTGGAGTGCGGTTAACCGTCGATTGGGACCTGTTGTACTGCTCGGTATTATGATTGCGAGTCTATGGTTTGCAGTAGGTGCTTCTACCGGTACGAGTGCAGGACAGGGTCAGCCAGTGATTTATATAGCGGGTGATTCTACAGTACAGACCTATACGGATGCCCAGCGTCCACAGGCAGGTTGGGGGCAGATGATTGGTCGTTACTTTGACCAGGGAGTTACTTTTCGCAATCATGCGATCAGCGGTCGCAGTACAAGAACATTTATAGAACAAGGGAGACTGGACGCGATTTGGCGGGAGATTCAGCCGGGGGATTATCTGCTGATTCAGTTCGGACATAATGACGCCAATCAGGCGAAGCCGGATCGTTATACACCGGTAGCAGATTACAAGCGCTATCTGCATCAATATATTCAGGGAGCGCGCGATCATGGAGCCACGCCCATACTGATTACCCCGATGGGGACGCGTACTCCGGATGCAGACGGACACTTTCAGATCAGCTTCCCCGAGTATGTAGCTGCAATGAAACAGGTAGCTTCAGATACAGCTACACCGCTGCTGGACCTGAGTGCGAGCAGTGTCGCTTATTATAATTCGATTGGAGCAGAAGCAACCAAGCAGCTGTTTTTGTATACGGCTCCCGGACAATATCCTGCTTTTATAGCAGGCTCGGCAGATGATATTCATTTTCAGGAGTACGGAGCTGATCGGATAGCCCGTCTGGTAGCCGATGGTATCCGGGCACTGTCTTTACCGATATCTACCCATGTACAATAA
- a CDS encoding methyl-accepting chemotaxis protein, with translation MFKINNWSLSTKMLLPAAILVIALVVLSVLAIRNIDKMGDKLITSLYTEAYQINYLVLNADRDYYQAKIAEFMLTTLQNPNEIKVQQDDYNENVKQTYDRVQQAKVIMENNRAVFEKYTDPETKKDVFQLIEDFDTNYNAWKGQFNYEERRYVSSTESGVKFAASRQNLDQIENIMDQYSKDAIEESAALSGQMRLITIIELAAILVIAALLIFFIVRNVRNRTKDTLTMIHKTANFDLVYDDSFTRYLSEKDEFAVIIQALGEARKEFRTTFSRVIQESRNLQDTIQIVDEEINKLEGGVQDISATTEQLSAGMEETAASTQEMNATSTEIESAVNSVANKAQEGARAAEGLTARAADLSKQFKHSYSTSTATYNQVRDSLVQALEESKSVQQINSLVSSIIDIASQTNLLSLNASIEAARAGDAGRGFAVVASEISKLAEDSKKAADQINEITQVVVGSVSNLSSNSNDLLNLFSTNVRTDYEMMLSSADQYASSAQEIDDIANDLSATSEELLASIENVVKAIQEISVAANEGAEGTSMIAEKTDDIVQQTSRVAEQMKQSKQGVNELAESVAKFKL, from the coding sequence ATGTTCAAAATCAACAATTGGAGTCTTAGCACCAAAATGTTGTTACCAGCAGCAATCCTTGTTATTGCGTTGGTCGTCTTATCGGTGCTGGCGATCCGCAATATCGATAAAATGGGAGATAAGTTAATTACCTCTCTCTATACCGAAGCCTATCAGATTAATTATCTGGTACTGAATGCCGACCGTGATTATTATCAGGCAAAAATTGCTGAATTTATGCTAACTACGCTTCAGAATCCTAATGAAATTAAAGTTCAACAAGATGATTACAACGAAAATGTAAAGCAGACGTATGACCGTGTACAGCAGGCCAAAGTGATCATGGAGAATAACCGTGCTGTCTTCGAGAAATATACAGATCCCGAAACCAAAAAAGATGTATTTCAGCTAATTGAAGATTTCGATACCAATTACAACGCATGGAAAGGCCAATTCAACTACGAAGAACGCCGTTATGTGAGTTCGACCGAATCCGGAGTGAAGTTTGCAGCGTCGCGTCAGAATCTGGATCAAATTGAGAATATTATGGATCAGTACAGCAAGGACGCGATTGAAGAGAGCGCTGCTCTAAGCGGACAGATGCGTCTAATTACGATTATCGAACTGGCAGCAATCCTCGTTATTGCTGCGCTGCTGATTTTCTTCATCGTACGCAATGTACGCAATCGTACCAAGGATACACTGACCATGATCCACAAAACTGCGAACTTTGATCTGGTGTATGACGATAGCTTTACCCGTTATCTGTCCGAAAAAGATGAGTTTGCCGTAATTATTCAGGCACTCGGCGAAGCAAGAAAAGAATTCAGAACGACCTTTAGCCGTGTGATTCAGGAAAGCCGCAATCTGCAGGATACGATCCAGATCGTGGATGAGGAAATAAACAAGCTGGAAGGCGGCGTACAGGATATCTCGGCCACAACCGAGCAGCTGTCTGCCGGTATGGAAGAGACCGCAGCTTCTACGCAGGAGATGAATGCTACATCGACCGAGATTGAATCCGCTGTAAACTCTGTAGCAAACAAAGCCCAGGAAGGTGCACGTGCAGCCGAAGGATTGACCGCTCGTGCAGCCGATCTGAGCAAACAGTTCAAGCACTCGTACAGCACCAGCACAGCGACGTATAATCAGGTGCGTGACAGTCTGGTACAGGCGCTGGAAGAATCCAAGTCCGTACAACAAATTAACAGTCTGGTTTCTTCCATTATTGATATTGCATCACAGACCAATCTGTTGTCCCTGAATGCGAGTATCGAAGCGGCACGCGCCGGAGATGCAGGACGCGGCTTCGCAGTCGTAGCCAGCGAGATCAGCAAGCTGGCCGAAGATTCCAAAAAGGCTGCCGATCAGATCAACGAGATTACTCAGGTAGTCGTTGGCTCGGTAAGCAATCTGTCATCCAACTCCAACGACCTGCTGAATCTGTTCAGTACCAATGTTCGTACCGACTATGAGATGATGCTGTCTTCAGCCGATCAGTATGCTTCGAGTGCACAGGAAATCGATGATATTGCCAATGACCTGAGCGCCACTTCCGAAGAACTGCTGGCCTCGATCGAGAATGTCGTCAAAGCGATCCAGGAAATCTCGGTTGCAGCCAATGAAGGCGCCGAAGGTACCAGCATGATTGCCGAAAAAACAGACGATATCGTACAGCAGACTTCCCGCGTGGCTGAGCAAATGAAACAGTCCAAGCAGGGTGTCAATGAGCTGGCAGAGTCTGTAGCCAAATTCAAACTGTAA
- a CDS encoding DUF1540 domain-containing protein, with product MAQDVLCEVSACTHWAEQNKCTADTIFVVSHAAAKEQTAEVQETDCQTFEKK from the coding sequence ATGGCTCAAGACGTATTGTGTGAAGTAAGTGCATGCACTCACTGGGCGGAACAAAACAAATGTACCGCTGACACTATTTTTGTAGTTAGTCACGCTGCTGCAAAAGAACAAACTGCTGAAGTTCAAGAAACAGATTGCCAAACTTTTGAAAAGAAATAA
- a CDS encoding 1,4-dihydroxy-6-naphthoate synthase, protein MNIAFSPCPNDTFVFHAWVHGLIPGAPELEVTYADIDITNNWAAEGKGPEVLKISYAALPWVLEDYALIPCGGALGRGCGPLVLTANPEATDASALAGKKVAVPSERSTAYLLFRLWATQNVPGGIGEVVVMPFDQIMPAVRDGQIDAGLVIHEARFTYQNYGLTLLQDMGSWWEEDTGLPIPLGAIIARRSLDIAKITEWARSSVEYAWEHPEASRDYVMEHAQEMDASVADSHINLYVNEFTRNLGEDGYGAIEALLGRAAREGLVPEFDLGLLRK, encoded by the coding sequence ATGAATATAGCTTTTTCCCCTTGTCCCAATGATACATTCGTGTTCCATGCCTGGGTGCATGGCCTGATTCCAGGCGCACCCGAACTGGAAGTCACCTATGCGGATATCGATATTACCAACAACTGGGCTGCCGAAGGCAAAGGCCCCGAAGTACTCAAAATCTCCTATGCCGCCCTGCCTTGGGTACTGGAAGATTACGCGCTGATCCCTTGCGGCGGTGCACTCGGACGCGGCTGCGGTCCACTCGTGCTGACTGCCAATCCGGAAGCGACCGATGCGTCTGCACTCGCTGGCAAAAAGGTAGCTGTACCGAGTGAACGTTCCACCGCTTATCTGCTGTTCCGCCTATGGGCAACTCAGAATGTACCCGGCGGTATCGGTGAAGTGGTCGTTATGCCATTTGACCAGATCATGCCTGCTGTACGTGACGGACAGATCGACGCTGGTCTGGTTATCCATGAGGCTCGCTTTACGTATCAGAATTATGGTCTTACCCTGCTGCAGGATATGGGCAGCTGGTGGGAAGAAGATACCGGATTGCCGATTCCACTGGGTGCGATTATCGCCCGTCGTTCACTGGATATTGCCAAAATTACCGAATGGGCACGTTCCTCGGTCGAATATGCCTGGGAACATCCGGAAGCTTCCCGTGATTATGTGATGGAGCATGCACAGGAGATGGATGCCAGCGTAGCCGATTCCCACATCAATCTATATGTTAATGAATTTACCCGTAATCTAGGCGAAGACGGCTATGGTGCGATCGAAGCACTGCTCGGCCGCGCTGCCCGCGAAGGTCTGGTGCCCGAGTTCGATCTCGGCCTGCTGCGCAAATAA
- a CDS encoding futalosine hydrolase — protein MEASSLNNTLSNRILIMTAVEAEREAVQRGLGDTAGQRFDVQLAGVGPASAAARTALLLARGSYDLVISAGIGGGFEPHAAPGSIVLSDRIIAADLGSGTPEHGFISVDELGFGSSIILPDTAYLDRLTSVMRDAGLTVHTGPVLTVSTTTGSAETTAALIQRIPDASAEGMEGFGVAEAARLMDVPVLEIRAISNKVGPRDRDSWRIPEALKALTLASSLLPEVL, from the coding sequence ATGGAGGCTTCAAGCCTTAACAATACATTATCCAACCGAATACTGATCATGACTGCGGTTGAAGCCGAGCGCGAAGCGGTACAAAGAGGATTGGGCGATACGGCTGGTCAGCGGTTTGACGTCCAGCTCGCCGGTGTGGGACCTGCCTCAGCGGCAGCACGTACAGCGCTGCTATTGGCACGGGGATCTTACGATCTGGTCATCAGCGCCGGTATCGGCGGCGGGTTCGAGCCTCATGCTGCTCCGGGCTCTATTGTGCTGTCTGATCGGATTATCGCTGCCGATCTCGGTTCGGGTACACCGGAGCATGGATTTATTTCTGTAGATGAACTGGGATTTGGTTCATCTATTATTTTGCCGGACACCGCGTATCTGGATCGCCTGACATCTGTAATGCGCGATGCAGGACTCACGGTACATACCGGACCTGTACTCACTGTATCCACGACGACAGGATCGGCAGAGACGACAGCTGCACTGATCCAGCGTATTCCTGATGCTTCGGCAGAAGGCATGGAAGGATTCGGTGTAGCCGAAGCGGCGCGACTGATGGATGTACCTGTGCTGGAGATCCGGGCGATTTCCAACAAGGTCGGACCACGCGATCGCGATAGCTGGCGTATTCCCGAAGCTCTGAAAGCTTTGACACTGGCAAGTTCCCTATTACCGGAGGTGCTCTGA